GGTGATCGACTATTAAATGGCAATCTATTTTTTGTGGATCAAGCAGGTAATTCCTTGCCTTTAAGCAAAGGTGCTGCCCAACCAATCATACAAAACGATAGTTCTTTAACGAGTCAACAAATTGTTTGGAAAAATAATGAAGGAAAAGGTTTATTTTTAAAGCAACGTGCAGGTATGAATGTATCAGGTAGCTATAGTGGTGAAATTACTTGGACTTTAAGTGTAGGACCTTAATAAAAGGAGGAATTAAAATAATGTCAATTAAATTTAACTCTCTTCTTTCAAAAGGTGTTCTATTTCTGGGGTTGTTAGCACTGGTAGGGTTCTTGAGTGGCTCAGCTGGAAAGCAAGCAATGGCAAGTGAGATGGAATCTACAGTTGGAATAGAGTTTACAGGTGAAGGTACTAAAATAAAATTACCAGATACAGGGGGAGACAAAATAGATGTAGAAGTACCAAATAGTGGCACTTCTACAGGGGACAATTATTTACCACAAACTGGTGAAAGTAAAAGCTATTATCAGTGGTTTTTATTTGGTCTTTTAATGGTCGTTATAGCTTTATATCGTTTAATAAAAAGTCGGAAAATGAATATCAAAAATTTAAATGCAACAAAATTTAGTCTTTTTGGATTACTGTTACTCCTCTTACTGTCTCCAAGACAAGTTGAAGCGGTTGATGGTGGTCAGATGAAAACTGAAGGTGATGTAGGTTTCCGGAAAAATACAGATATTACTCCTCCGGTAGACCCGCTTAATCCAGATAAACCTCTAGAACCATTTAAACCACCTACTGCAGGACCATTAAGCTTAAATTATGTTTCTGATATACAATTTGGTTCTTATGATTTAGCAGATTCAGAAACTATTTTTTACGCGTCTTTGGATACCATCAAGTACGCTGATTCTTCAAAACAACGTTTTAAACGACCTAATTTTGTGGAATTAACAGATAATAGGGGATTGAATACTGGTTGGCGATTAACTGTTAAACAAAATGGACAGTTAAAAAATGCGGATGGAGCAGAATTAAATGGTGCAAAATTAGCGTTTAACAATACTTCTATCGTCTCTTTGGATGAAATTACTGCAACACCGACTGGATTTACAAAGGATGCAGTCCTATTAAATGATAATCAAAATGTGTTAGTCATGGCTGCTGAAAATGGAACCGGTATGGGGAGCTGGAGTGTTAATTTCGGACAAGACGATACTGAAGGTGAAAGAAGCATTTCTTTAACTGTTCCAAAAGATTCCGTTAAAGAAAAAGGTCATTATACAACTAGCTTAACTTGGACCCTAAGCGATTCAATTTAGTAACTGAATGATTCAATCCAAGCAATTAGATTGAACAGTTAAAATAAACCAGATTTTATACTAGGAGGAAGAAAAATGAAATTAAAACAAGTACGAAAAATCGGATTAATCTCAGCAGTGAGTGCATTAACACTGTTTTCATCAGCACTACCAGCTTTTGCGGTTGATAAATCGGTGACTACTCAAGGGGATGTTGGCTTTGAGAAAGATGAATCAGGAACAACCGATCCTTTAGATCCAGAAAAACCTGATCCGTTAGAACCTTTTGTCCCAGTTGATCCGCCAACGCCAACAACTGGTGCGCTACGCTTAGATGTGACTCCATTCTTTCATTTTGGCACAAATAATAAAATTGTAGCAACGAAACAAAATTATTATGCATTATTTGCAAGAGGAGTAAAATTTGGTGAAACAGAAGAATCGGATGTTCCTAACTATTTGCAAGTTACAGATGCGCGCGGTGGAAATAAAGGCTTCAAAGTTTCTGTTAAAACGAATGGAACCTTTACTTCTGGAACAGACAAAATAGAAAATACTAAAATAACATTGAAAAATTTTAGTGTGAATTCTGGTAGTGAGATTAAAGATTCTACAGTATTTCCAACAGTTTCAGCAACTCCAATTGTGATTAGTGATAATCAAGCACATGATTTATTAAGTGCAGCAGTAGG
This Carnobacterium maltaromaticum DSM 20342 DNA region includes the following protein-coding sequences:
- a CDS encoding WxL domain-containing protein — its product is MKLKQVRKIGLISAVSALTLFSSALPAFAVDKSVTTQGDVGFEKDESGTTDPLDPEKPDPLEPFVPVDPPTPTTGALRLDVTPFFHFGTNNKIVATKQNYYALFARGVKFGETEESDVPNYLQVTDARGGNKGFKVSVKTNGTFTSGTDKIENTKITLKNFSVNSGSEIKDSTVFPTVSATPIVISDNQAHDLLSAAVGQGYGIWTMPMGSSTEKTSGKGKDGTDTEGTVDATKEGRNPAVQLTIPAGQVIKDNTATPYVTDLNWTISDSI
- a CDS encoding WxL domain-containing protein, yielding MSIKFNSLLSKGVLFLGLLALVGFLSGSAGKQAMASEMESTVGIEFTGEGTKIKLPDTGGDKIDVEVPNSGTSTGDNYLPQTGESKSYYQWFLFGLLMVVIALYRLIKSRKMNIKNLNATKFSLFGLLLLLLLSPRQVEAVDGGQMKTEGDVGFRKNTDITPPVDPLNPDKPLEPFKPPTAGPLSLNYVSDIQFGSYDLADSETIFYASLDTIKYADSSKQRFKRPNFVELTDNRGLNTGWRLTVKQNGQLKNADGAELNGAKLAFNNTSIVSLDEITATPTGFTKDAVLLNDNQNVLVMAAENGTGMGSWSVNFGQDDTEGERSISLTVPKDSVKEKGHYTTSLTWTLSDSI